Within Romboutsia sp. CE17, the genomic segment AACTTTTTTTAATTTCATTAAACTAATCTCCTAATATAAATTCAATATATTATAACTTAAAATTAATGTTTTCCTTTATTCCTTTTATAAATAAAGTCCCAAAATTATCAACTAATTTAGCTTTCTTTATACCAAATACAATAAACATAGGTAACCCTAAGGTATTCCCGAATAATCTCTTAAATAATGGTCCCTTAGCTACAAAAGATTTTTCATCTAAATAGTTATTATCCTTTTTAGGATGATAAGCTATTAATTCAGGGAAGAAGCACATTTTCTTATAACCTTTATTATAAAGATCCATTAAATATATATTTTCTTCTCCAGAGTTATAATTTCTACCAACACCAAATCTCTCATCAAATCCTATTTTATAATCTGGTACATTTTTGATATTTATATAAATATCAAATGATATTTGCTTTAAAGTATGTCTTTTGGAGAAATTTATTTGCTTTTCATTTGGGTATACTTTTGTATACTCATTTCTATCTGGATCCATATGCATAAATGTAGCTACATCTGGATCATATTCTTCTATATATTTTTTTACAGTTTCAAATGCATTAGCTGTATACCAACAATCATCATCTGTAAATGTTAATATATCACCTGTTACATAAGGTAACCCTGCATTTCTAGAAACAGATATTCCTTTCTCATCTATTCTTATATGCTTTACGTCATCTATAGAATAATCCTTTACTATATCTGCTACAACATCATGATTGTCTTGAGTTACTATTATTAGCTCTATATTCTTATATGTTTGACTTTCTATACTTTTAAATAATCTATTCAACTCATTAACTCTTGTTCCAAGTGTCGGTAATAGTAGTGAAAATTTCATTTTATATTTCCTTTCTTACTTTATAAAGTATAATTTATAAATAATGTTTTTTTACTGTAATAAAAGCATAGTTTACAAAACACCAAGATGCTTTTATTACATTTAATTTTTCTATATTTCTTAAAATATTCCACGTCCAAGTAGCTGATTTTATTTTATTTTCAGATACAGATCCTGTTCTTTTCCTATAAGAAGCTAAATTTTCATTTATTCCATATGCATCTATATCTTTTTTTAATATCGATAGCCAAGTAATGAAGTCTTCATGCTTTAACGTAGGCATTTCTATCTTATCTACCTTTTTCTTATCTATCATTACAGTTAGACATCCTATGCAATTGTACTTTAACAACTCATTATAAGTTACTTTACTTGGTATACTTATTATTTTTCCTAATCCTTCTCCATCTTCATTTATGAATTCATATCCAGTGAAAGAAAATGCAATATCTTTAGACTTCATAAATTTAACTTGCTCTTCTAATTTATTTGGTTTCCACAAATCGTCACTATCTAAAAAAGCAATATATCTACCTTTTGCTTTTTCAATACCTTTATTTCTAGAGTTTGCAACACCTTCATTAACTTCTGAATATATAGGAACTATTCTATCATCCATCAAAGCTAACTTTTCCATAATCTCTCTTGATTTATCTGTTGAGCAGTCATCTATAAGAATCATTTCCCAATCTTGATAAGTCTGTTTTAATACGCTATTTACAGTATCTTCTAAAAAAGATTCTGCATTATATACAGGTGTAATTATTGAAACAATATCACTATTTATATTATTCATTTTTCATCTCCTAATTTCTAGTCCTATATACATAATTATTTCTTATTTACAATAATAAATTAAAAAAAACAAAATATCTATTTATTTTAACATACTTTGTATTTATCTTCAAATCATAAAAATAGGGGGTTATCTTTCAAAAAATATTTTGAAAGATAACCCCCCTATTTTAAAATCTTTAAAAATAAACACGTTTATTCTTAAATTTAAGTTTTATTTTATCTTCATCTATTGAGAAAAACATATATGACATCAATGCAATAAGTAAAAATGCTACTGATTTTATAATTCAACCTACTTTCTCATATTGTTTGCTTTTATTTGTCTTACTTTAAATAAAATATAATTCCAAGCCGAAGTTATAGCAACTGCAATAAAGAAAATAATTAAAAAATACTTAAATAAATTTTTAGATATATGTTGAGGATTTTCTTCTTCCTCTGTCTCTGACAATTCTTCAATTATATTACTTTCAAATTCATGATTAGTAAGATTTAGTTTATAAGCATTATCTATATATTCATATAGTGAACTTAAATTACTACTTTTTAATGCTAAATCTGATCTAGTTATTCCTAGGTGATTTTCTATAAGATTTAATGCAATTTCTAAGTACTCTTCTTTTTTCTCTTCCTCTTCAATTTCCTTCATAGCTTTATATTCTAAAGGATTTTTAATTTTGTCTATAGTATCAGCATATGACAAAGTAGGCATTGTAATCATTAGTATAGTTAGAATACTTGCTATTTTAATCAAAATATTTTTTTTCATATTATAAAACCCTCTCTGTTGTTTTTCTAAAATTATTTTATATTGTTAAGTTTCTTCATTTCTTCCCAATTTTTAAATGCATAGTAAAATACTAAGATTAAAGCTGGATTTGTGTTAACATCTAATAATATTGTCTCTGCAAAACTATAAATAAGAATTGATACCATAAATACTATTTCAGCTATTTTTTCTTCTTTTATAAGTTGTCTTATTGATAAAGATACTATTTTTATAAATATAATAAAAATTATTAATCCTCCAACATAAAGTCCAAACACATATCCACTATCTAACGGAATCCTTTCTGAAAATACAATATCTCTAATGTTATTATCATACCCTTGTAGATTTAGCCCATATTTCCAGTGAGTTAAATACATATCCCAGTACTTTGGCCTATCAGATAAAAACTTATTTGTAATCCAGTTGTTTCCAAATAGTAGTGCTAACCCTACACTTCCCAATGTAAATAATTGAGGAATATATTCTAAAAATTTTAAAGATATATTCTTTTTTTCTAAAAACTTTATCATTATGATAAACATAAAAATTAATGCTACTGTTAGTAATCCAGTTCTTGTTTTTGTTTCTGAATAAACTATTAATGGGAATATACACAATATAACTATGCCTAAATCTTTAAATAAATCAAGTTTAAGTTCAGAGTACGCCAATTTTTGTTCACTACTTTTACATTCCTTTGACTTTAGATATAAGTATAAAAATGATGACCATACCATAAAGAATGAAAAAAATGCAGTATTAGGATTTTTAAATCCTAAATCACTTCTTACTCCCATATAACCGATTATAATTAATCCCTTATCTCCTAATATAATCATAGATAAAAAATATGATAAGCTAACTAAAAAGTAGCATTTCATTATTTTTCTAAATTCTACCTGACCTAAAGCCATAGAGAAAATATACGCTATCAAAAATAAAGTGTTTCCTGTAATTAAAAATTGAATAATAAAAATTGAACCTATGAACACTTCAATCTTATATACTTGCTTACTTAATACTTTTATACCTAATAAAATAACTGCACATGCTAATGCCCCTAATAAAAACATCTTAGGCATTGGGCTATGTAATCCTTTTAGGATAATATCTATGTAGTATTTTGATATCAAGAAAAAAACACATAAATACGCTAAAATTTCTTTAAAATAAGCATTTTTACCTATTTTTTTTTCATGTATAATGTCCAAATATTCCACTCCTTTTCGACAATTTTGCTTTAGCTTTAATTTTACCATAATATAATTAAAATATAAACTTATTGAACTAAATATCTGAAAAATAAAATAGTTATCTCTAAATTTATAAAAATCAACTAATTTGAGATAACTATTTTGTTTGATTATTTAATTAATGCTCCTGAACTATCAAAATTATAAGTTTTATTACCTATTTTAACTTTTCCTGTAACCATTTCTCCATTATCTTTTAGATAATATCTTTTGCCATTTAAGTCTAACCATCCTTTTGCCATTACTCCATCAGACTTTAAATAGTACCACTTTCCATCTACTTTTTCCCAACCTACTGCCATTACTCCACTTGATCTTAAGTAGTACCATTTTTCATTTAACTTTATCCAACCTGTTGCCATCTCTCCATCAGACTTTAAATAGTACCACTTTTCATCTACTTTTTCCCAACCTACTGCCATTATTCCACTTGATCTTAGGTAGTACCATTTTTCATTTAATTTTATCCAACCTGTTGCCATCTCTCCATTTGATTTTAAGTAATACCACTTTCCATCTACTTTTATCCAACCTACTGACATTTCTCCATTTGATTTTAAGTGATACCATTTACCATCTAGTTTTATCCAACCTGTTGCCATTACTCCATCTGATTTTAAATAGTACCATTTTCCATCTACTTTTTCCCATCCAGTTTGCATTATTCCATCTTCATTAAAATAATACCAACTGCCATCAAAATATTTTAACCAACCTGTTTGCATAACTCCATTATGGTCATAGTAATATTTATCTCCGTCTTTTTCTTCCCATCTACAAAAATTTTCTTGTATAGTTTTATATATACCTTCTGCAACGGCATTTCCCATTGACTCAATTTTTGCAGGTGTATTTATAGCTTGCACATCCTTTGCATTATCTAGATAAGCATGTTCAACTATTACAGCAGGCATATTCGTCATTCTAATAACACCATAATAATCAACAGTTTCACCTTTGTTATTTACATATGATCTACTCCATACCGGATTATATTTTTTCAAGTTTTGAACTGTATTATCTCTTATACTATTAGCAATATTTGTAGCTAATGTTTTACTTAATCCACCTTTTATAGAGTGAATAACATGAGCTCCATCTCCTCCGCCAGAATCATTATGTAAACTCACAAATAATGCTGCTCCTAGTTCATTTGCTATAGCAGCTCTCTCAGCTAATTCTAACTTATCATTTGATGCAAGATCTGCATCTCTTGTCATTACTACATTTACACCGTATGATTCTAACTTACTTTTTACAGCCTTTGCAATATCAAGATTTACTTCTTTCTCAACTAATTCATTTCCTGAAGCACCTGAATCTATACCACCATGTCCAGGGTCTAAAACAATTGTAAGCGGTTTAGATCTACTTAGGTTTATAGGATATAAACTTCTTATTTCCTTTAGCCTTTCTTGTACTTTCATTTTCATTTCATTTGTGTACTCATCATAAGTTTCTTCATCGTGATCACTATAAGCAAATGACTGATTATAGCTTCCAACTATCATAGGAAGTAATAACAATGATAATAATGCAAATTTCTTCAAAAATCTCCTCATTTTTCCCTCCAATATATATTTTACATGTCAATAAAATCCACGTTTTATCATTTTCTATAAATAAGTATATATAATAGTATCATATATTGTCAATTTATTTAATTAGCGTTCACAATATATAAATAAACAAAAAAAAATGGCATTAAGCCATTTTATCTTGCACCCTCACCAGTTAATACTACTCTTACTGTAGCGAATAGAATCTTTAAGTCCATTAATATATTTCTATTTTTAATATACTCTATATCCCATTTTAACTTTTCTTCAGGACTTATTTCATATCCTCCATTGACTTGAGCCAATCCAGTTAACCCAGGTTTAACAGCTGTCCTTAATAAGAATCCTGGAATTTCTTTATCAAACTCATAAGTTAATTCTGGTCTTTCTGGTCTTGGACCAATTAAACTCATATCACCTTTTAATATATTTACTAATTGTGGTATTTCATCTATTCTTGTTTTTCTAATAAAGTTACCAACTTTAGTTATTCTTGGATCATTCTTTTGAGCCCATTGTGCTCCACCTATTTTTTCAGCATCTACTCTCATAGATCTTAATTTATATATTGAAAATTGCTTTTCATCTTTTCCTAATCTTTCTTGTTTATAAAATATTGGTCCGCCATCCTCTAGTTTAATTAAAAATCCAAATATAATAACTAGAGGTATCCCTATTAAAAGTCCTATAAATGATGAAACTATATCTAATGTTCTTGAGTAGAATCTATATATAAAGCTATCTTTTACATGTATTCTTTCCATAGATTTTATCTCACTATCTTCTAAATCAACAAACTTAGAAACAGCTGTATCCATATATTTTTTCCTCCTTAAAATATCATAGCTATCTATCACTGTCATATTTCTACATTTTATTAAACAATTTATTCTCATTATATTTTACTATATCTGTATTGTATTTGTCTATATTAATAATTTATTTAGATTTTACTTTTTAGATGATTTTTAACACAATTTTAAAGCAAAAAAATGAGTATCTGCACAGATACTCATTTTACTAACTATTAATTTATTAAAAGAAATTAAATAATCAAATTATTTACATTTCTTCTAAATTTTCCATTACTATTGAACTTTCTAATTCATCAGATTGCTCTTGTGATCCTTCTAAATCTTCTATTTTCTCTATTGTTGTACTATCTTCTGTTATTTCAGGATTTTCTGGACTTTCAAGCTTCTCTGGATTTTCAGGCTTCTCTGGATTTTCGACATTAGATTCAGATACTAGCTCTCCATCATTATTAAATGTATACTTAACATTTCCCATTACAAGTTCTCCTACTACTATACTTCCATCTAAATCGCAATAATATTTTTTACCATCAAGTTCTAGCCAGCCAATATATGCACTTCCATCTTGATTTAAGTAGTATTTACTTCCCTCTAAAATCAGCCATCCTGTACTCATCTCGCCATTCTCTTTTAAATGATATTTTTTATTATTGATTTCTTTCCAACCTGTTGCCATTATTCCGTTAGATTCTAAGTAATACCATCTATTATTTAGATTGACCCATCCTGTTACCATATTTCCATTTTCATTTAAGTAATACCAATTTCCATCAACTTGTTTCCAGCCAATAGCCATGCTTCCATTTTCATTTAAGTAGTACCATGTTCCGTTTACTTTTTCCCATCCTGTTGCCATTTCTCCATTTGGTTTTAAGTAATACCATAATCCATTGATTTTTTTCCAATCTGTTGCCATACTTCCATTTTCATTTAAGTAATACCAATTTCCATCAACTTGTTTCCAGCCAATAGCCATGCTTCCATTTTCATTTAAGTAGTACCATGTTCCGTTTACTTTTTCCCATCCTGTTGCCATTTCTCCGTTTGGTTTTAAGTAATACCACGTTTTATTTATTTTCTTCCATCCTGTTACCATACTTCCATCAGAGTTAAGGTAGTACCATGTTCCATTTACTTCCTTCCATCCCGTTGCCATGCTTCCGTCAGCATTAAAGTAATACCATGTGCTATTTACTTTTTCCCATCCTGTTGCCATTGCACCGTTTGATTTTAAGTAATACCATGTTCCCTTAATTTGCTTCCATCCAGTTTGCATTTGTCCACTAGAATTAAAGTAGTACCATTTCCCTCCAATTTGTTTCCATGAGTTTCTTTGGTAGTGCTCTGATTCATTTAAGTAATACCAACTTCCATCTATTGACTTCCACTTAGATACAGCTTTTTCTATGTTTATATTATATTTTGCTGCAATTTGTGAATATGTATCTGAAGTTTCACTGATTAATACTGTAGAACCTGTTGGTACTCTATCGAATAGCCAACGAACGTCTTTATTGTACATTCTTATACAGCCAGCACTAACGTTTCCTCCTATAGAGCTTTCATTGTTAGTTCCGTGTATTCCGTATGTAGTTCCATATGTATTGCCAACATGTAGTCCTAACCAGCGGTCTCCAAGTGGATTTCTAGGATCTCCTCCTGGTATTCCTCCACTATAATATGGTCTATTTGCAATTTTA encodes:
- a CDS encoding glycosyltransferase family A protein, which gives rise to MKFSLLLPTLGTRVNELNRLFKSIESQTYKNIELIIVTQDNHDVVADIVKDYSIDDVKHIRIDEKGISVSRNAGLPYVTGDILTFTDDDCWYTANAFETVKKYIEEYDPDVATFMHMDPDRNEYTKVYPNEKQINFSKRHTLKQISFDIYINIKNVPDYKIGFDERFGVGRNYNSGEENIYLMDLYNKGYKKMCFFPELIAYHPKKDNNYLDEKSFVAKGPLFKRLFGNTLGLPMFIVFGIKKAKLVDNFGTLFIKGIKENINFKL
- a CDS encoding glycosyltransferase family 2 protein, yielding MNNINSDIVSIITPVYNAESFLEDTVNSVLKQTYQDWEMILIDDCSTDKSREIMEKLALMDDRIVPIYSEVNEGVANSRNKGIEKAKGRYIAFLDSDDLWKPNKLEEQVKFMKSKDIAFSFTGYEFINEDGEGLGKIISIPSKVTYNELLKYNCIGCLTVMIDKKKVDKIEMPTLKHEDFITWLSILKKDIDAYGINENLASYRKRTGSVSENKIKSATWTWNILRNIEKLNVIKASWCFVNYAFITVKKHYL
- a CDS encoding N-acetylmuramoyl-L-alanine amidase; translated protein: MRRFLKKFALLSLLLLPMIVGSYNQSFAYSDHDEETYDEYTNEMKMKVQERLKEIRSLYPINLSRSKPLTIVLDPGHGGIDSGASGNELVEKEVNLDIAKAVKSKLESYGVNVVMTRDADLASNDKLELAERAAIANELGAALFVSLHNDSGGGDGAHVIHSIKGGLSKTLATNIANSIRDNTVQNLKKYNPVWSRSYVNNKGETVDYYGVIRMTNMPAVIVEHAYLDNAKDVQAINTPAKIESMGNAVAEGIYKTIQENFCRWEEKDGDKYYYDHNGVMQTGWLKYFDGSWYYFNEDGIMQTGWEKVDGKWYYLKSDGVMATGWIKLDGKWYHLKSNGEMSVGWIKVDGKWYYLKSNGEMATGWIKLNEKWYYLRSSGIMAVGWEKVDEKWYYLKSDGEMATGWIKLNEKWYYLRSSGVMAVGWEKVDGKWYYLKSDGVMAKGWLDLNGKRYYLKDNGEMVTGKVKIGNKTYNFDSSGALIK
- a CDS encoding sugar transferase; this translates as MDTAVSKFVDLEDSEIKSMERIHVKDSFIYRFYSRTLDIVSSFIGLLIGIPLVIIFGFLIKLEDGGPIFYKQERLGKDEKQFSIYKLRSMRVDAEKIGGAQWAQKNDPRITKVGNFIRKTRIDEIPQLVNILKGDMSLIGPRPERPELTYEFDKEIPGFLLRTAVKPGLTGLAQVNGGYEISPEEKLKWDIEYIKNRNILMDLKILFATVRVVLTGEGAR